From Thermoplasmata archaeon, the proteins below share one genomic window:
- the deoC gene encoding deoxyribose-phosphate aldolase gives MYLRISKSELAKIPSKLTKEKVAGLIDHTELKPHVLTKKIHSLCDEAERYGFASICVNSARVNEAVEYIKAKEYDVLVCSVVGFPLGQMKIEAKAFETKLAVEDGAEEIDTVINVGKLRELSTAKGEEKEKIHAYLLKDVGEVVKAADGKTVKVILETGFLTDEEITEGCKISVEAGAHFVKTSTGFGPMGALPAHLKLMRETVGRKKGVKASGGVTNFLDMLRCIYACANEDELLNPVYFRVGTSSGINIVNTVSWLKYTDNWLIDEVPCRYCPSNFVSKLPEEIKEYYVAKCRNCQILTPVEIEERRKHHKL, from the coding sequence ATGTACCTGCGAATTTCCAAATCTGAGCTGGCTAAAATCCCCTCAAAACTTACGAAAGAAAAGGTTGCGGGCTTGATAGACCACACGGAGCTCAAACCCCATGTTCTGACAAAGAAAATTCATTCCTTATGTGACGAGGCAGAAAGATATGGATTTGCATCCATTTGTGTGAATTCTGCACGTGTAAATGAGGCAGTGGAATACATTAAGGCAAAGGAGTACGATGTGCTCGTGTGCTCAGTTGTGGGCTTCCCGCTTGGACAGATGAAAATTGAGGCAAAGGCATTTGAAACAAAGCTAGCAGTGGAAGATGGTGCTGAGGAAATTGATACTGTGATAAATGTAGGAAAACTGAGGGAGCTAAGCACTGCGAAAGGTGAGGAGAAAGAGAAGATACATGCCTACCTTTTAAAGGATGTTGGAGAGGTTGTGAAAGCAGCGGATGGCAAAACTGTGAAGGTAATTTTAGAGACAGGTTTTCTCACAGACGAAGAGATTACCGAGGGCTGCAAGATAAGTGTTGAGGCGGGTGCCCATTTTGTGAAAACATCGACTGGCTTTGGGCCAATGGGCGCGCTTCCTGCACATCTGAAGTTGATGCGAGAGACAGTTGGTAGAAAGAAAGGAGTGAAGGCATCTGGAGGCGTTACAAATTTTCTTGATATGTTGCGATGCATCTATGCTTGTGCAAATGAGGATGAACTTCTAAATCCAGTTTACTTTAGAGTAGGCACAAGCTCTGGCATTAACATCGTGAACACTGTTTCCTGGCTCAAATACACTGATAACTGGCTTATTGATGAGGTTCCATGCAGATACTGCCCGAGTAATTTTGTGTCAAAGTTGCCAGAGGAGATAAAAGAGTATTATGTGGCAAAGTGCAGGAATTGCCAAATTCTGACGCCAGTTGAAATTGAGGAAAGGAGGAAGCATCACAAACTGTAG
- a CDS encoding aldehyde ferredoxin oxidoreductase family protein — MNGWCGKLLRVNLTEKTAKVEKLDEEILRNFIGGRGLGAKLLFDEVKPETEPLSPENKLIFTVGPLTATGAPTGGRYSITSKSPLTGTIFDSNSGGHFGLEIKKAGYDAIVIEGKAEKLTYLFLNDENVRFEDASSMAGLDTHSTTEKVLSETNEKAKVACIGPAGEKLALVSCIINDKHRAAGRGGLGAVMGSKKLKAIAVLGSGTPVITHPDRFEAAKKLALEAIAKNPVTKDALPNYGTAILVNIINEIGALPTRNYQEGTFKDADAISGETLRERIFVRRSACAHCPIACGRVTKAGGEEGEGPEYETVWAFGADCGINDIEKIALANYKCNRYGLDTISTGATIACAMELSERGVITDYIRFGNADTVLQLIDKIANLEGIGEKLAKGSLRFAKEYGAEEYSMSVKGLELPAYDPRGVQGMGLSYATSNRGGCHLRGYMTAPEVLGNPYMTDRLKTEGKAGLTVLLQNISAAVDSLVLCRFSQFGLNPEHYAEMLSAATGVEYTDTDLLLVGERIYNLERLYNVRAGVVKDTLPKRLLTEKLKEGHSKGYVVELETMLKQYYEIRGWDENGVPKEETVKRVGL, encoded by the coding sequence ATGAATGGATGGTGTGGAAAATTATTGAGAGTCAACCTTACTGAGAAAACTGCGAAAGTTGAGAAATTAGACGAAGAAATACTGCGAAATTTTATTGGTGGCAGGGGTTTAGGTGCAAAGCTTCTTTTTGATGAAGTGAAGCCGGAGACAGAACCACTTTCACCTGAAAATAAGCTGATTTTCACAGTGGGACCACTCACAGCTACAGGTGCACCGACTGGTGGTAGATATTCAATAACAAGCAAATCTCCGCTAACTGGGACAATCTTTGATTCGAATTCTGGGGGGCATTTTGGCCTGGAAATTAAAAAGGCGGGTTATGATGCAATTGTGATTGAGGGGAAAGCAGAAAAACTCACTTATCTCTTTCTTAACGATGAGAATGTACGATTTGAAGATGCTTCCAGCATGGCAGGATTGGATACACATTCAACCACGGAAAAAGTGCTCTCAGAAACAAACGAGAAGGCAAAGGTGGCTTGCATTGGTCCAGCTGGCGAAAAGCTAGCGTTGGTCAGTTGCATAATCAACGACAAACACAGGGCAGCAGGTAGAGGAGGACTGGGTGCAGTTATGGGTTCAAAGAAGCTGAAGGCAATTGCAGTGCTGGGCTCAGGGACACCTGTGATTACACATCCAGACAGATTTGAGGCAGCGAAAAAACTAGCTCTGGAGGCAATTGCGAAAAACCCAGTGACAAAAGATGCATTGCCAAATTATGGGACTGCTATTCTTGTGAATATCATCAACGAAATTGGGGCATTGCCCACAAGAAACTATCAGGAAGGAACTTTCAAGGATGCGGATGCAATCTCTGGTGAAACTCTACGTGAGCGAATTTTCGTGAGGCGAAGTGCGTGTGCACACTGTCCAATAGCGTGTGGGAGAGTAACAAAAGCAGGAGGCGAGGAAGGAGAGGGGCCAGAATATGAGACAGTTTGGGCTTTTGGTGCTGATTGTGGCATTAACGACATTGAGAAGATTGCTCTCGCCAACTACAAGTGCAATCGCTATGGGCTGGATACGATTTCAACCGGCGCTACAATCGCCTGTGCAATGGAGTTGAGCGAGAGAGGTGTGATTACTGACTACATAAGATTTGGAAATGCAGATACAGTGCTCCAGCTCATTGATAAGATTGCAAATTTGGAGGGAATTGGAGAAAAGCTAGCAAAGGGCTCGCTCAGATTTGCAAAGGAGTATGGCGCAGAGGAATACTCAATGAGTGTGAAGGGATTAGAATTGCCAGCGTATGACCCTAGAGGTGTGCAGGGTATGGGATTGTCCTACGCCACTTCCAATCGTGGTGGCTGTCATTTGAGGGGTTACATGACTGCACCAGAAGTGCTTGGTAATCCCTACATGACTGACAGATTGAAAACCGAGGGAAAGGCAGGGCTCACTGTGTTGCTCCAGAACATCTCTGCGGCTGTAGATTCACTCGTGCTTTGCAGATTCTCACAGTTTGGTTTAAATCCTGAACATTATGCAGAAATGCTTTCCGCTGCAACTGGCGTTGAATACACAGACACCGATTTGTTGCTTGTGGGTGAAAGAATTTACAATCTTGAACGGCTGTACAATGTGAGAGCTGGTGTTGTGAAAGACACGCTGCCAAAACGGTTACTCACGGAAAAGCTGAAGGAAGGCCATTCAAAAGGGTATGTCGTGGAGCTGGAAACCATGCTAAAGCAATATTATGAAATAAGGGGCTGGGATGAAAATGGTGTGCCAAAAGAAGAAACGGTAAAACGAGTTGGTTTGTAA